The genomic region CATCCAGCCCGAGTCTGTCGAAGGCTATCTCGAATCCTGGATGTCCCCGCCTCTGATGCACAGCCTCCGCCTGGTCGAGTCCAACGCCCAGAACTACCCGCACGCCCAGCGACTCGCCTCCCTCGCTCGCCGCATGGTTATGGGTTGGGTCGCTGGCGCTGAGGGTCTAAGCATCGACCGCCCGTGGACTACCGGCTTCGAGCGCCGGCTGGCGATCCTACCCGACCCTCTGCTCCCGGCCTTTGCCAACATCGCCCAACTCCTCGCCGAGCGTCGTTACATCACCCGACTCGACCTGGGCGAGCAACGCAGAGCCATTGTCTTTGATGGCTCGCCCGGATCACTGATGGTCCTCTGGGACGGCGCGAGCGAACCCTCAGACCTCGATATGTACCTCGGTATCAACCCCAAAGCCTCTGACATCTGGGGCAACGCCTCCAGCGTCCCGACCATCGACCGCAAGCACAGCCTGACCCTCAATGAGATCCCGATCTTTGTGGAAGGCATCGATGTCCAACTCGCCCGCCTCCGCGCCTCGTTCACAATCGACGATCCCTTCATCCCATCGACTCAGGTCGTCCATCGCAGGACCATCAGCCTCATCAACCCCTTCAGCGTCACCATGCAGGGCCGACTGACCTTCACCGGTCCGGAGAACTGGCGCATCGAGCCCGTCCAGCACGACTTCACCCTCGACCCGGGCGGAACCCTCGAACTGCCCATCGGCCTCTCCTTCCCGATCCAGGAAATCGCCGGTTCCAAGGTGCTGGTGGCCCACGCGGTGTTCACCTCGAACCGAACCTACGACGTGGACCTCACTCTGCCTCTGGAACTCGGTCTCCGCGACCTCCATGTCAACTCCTCGCTGTCACTGGTCCGCAACGATGAGGGCGGGCTCGACGCCGTCGCCATTATGGTGGTGACCAATCAGGCCGAAGAATCACGTTCGTTCTACGGATTCGCCACCATGCGCGACCGCCGCGGGCTTGAGCGCATCATCGCGCGGCTCAACCCCGGCCAGACAGTCATCGAACGCTTCCGTTTCTCCGACGTAGGCGACGTGATCGAGACCACGCCGATCCGACTCGGCGTGCGTGAAGCCCGCGGCCCCGCGATGCTCAACAAACGACTCAGCTTCAACGACGCGTTTGAATCCACCGGTCGCTGAGATTCAGCACACTCATAAACCCGCGATGGTAGGAATCAAGGAACCGGTGTGTGTGGGGGATTATCCGACTCGGCTGGCGGCCTCGGTGTTGCCAGCAGACTGAGGCCCCCCGACCAGATCAGCATTGGTGGGGAAACGCTCGAGCGCTTTGAGTAGCTGTTCGATCTGCGTCATCGGCTGCATGTTGAGCAATCGACGCCTGAGCGCATTAACCGTCGCCAACTCGGGCTCGGCCATGAGCTTGTGCTCCTTGCGTGTCCCCGACGCCGCAAGGTCTATCGCCGGGAACAACCGCCGCTCGGCGATCTTCCGGTCGAGGATCAGCTCCATATTCCCCGTGCCCTTGAACTCCTCGAAGATCACCTGGTCGCCCTGCGATCCGGTGTCCACCAGGGCGGTGGCAATGATCGTGAGTGACCCGCCCTCTTCAAACTTTCTCGCCGCACCGAACAACTGTTTCGGGATCGCCAGTGCACCGGCATCAATACCGCCCGAGAGCGTGCGCCCGGTGCCCTGCATGCCCGGAGCGGTGTTAAACGCACGACCGAGCCGCGTCAGCGAATCGAGCAGGAAGACCACGTCCTTGCCCTGCTCGGCGAGTCGGCGTCCGCGATCGATCGCCAGCATCGCCAGCCCGCAGTGGCGGTCCGGAGTGTGGTCGTTTGACGAGGCCCAGACGGTACAGGGGACATTGCGACGAAAATCAGTCACTTCCTCGGGGCGCTCGTCGATCAGCAGGGCGTAGACTTCGGCTTCGGGGTAGTTGCGAGAAACCGAGTTTGCGATGTTCTGCAGCAGGGTGGTCTTACCTGCCTTGGGCGGGGACACGATCATCCCGCGCTGGCCGAAACCGATCGGGCAGAACAGATCAATCAGCCGGCAGGCGGGGGGGCAGCCATCGTGCTCAAGGGTGATCCGCGGCTCGGGATCGATCGTTGTCAGGTCCTCGTAGCGGGGATGCTCTTCGAGGTTGTTCGTGTCGACGCCCTCGACTGAGAGCACCCTTGTCGCACGCCGGGCGTCCATCGCGACCGCCGAGATGCGTTGGCGCTTGGGCTTGTTGTTCTGGTGATGCTGGCGGCCGGGGTTGCCCCCGCCCACCGGCTTACCCAGGTCCACCTCGATCATCTGGCCCGACCGCAGGTCGTACTTTTCGATGAGATGCTTGGGGATCAGCGGGTCCGAAGGCGACGCGATGTAGCTCGTGTCCAGCTTTCTGAGGCGCCCGTCGGGGCGCTGACCGATCTCAAGGATGCCGGAAACTGTGCTCATAAGGGGTCCGATACCTTCGGTGGAGCCGGTGCGGACGCGTCTGACGATAAGACGTGACCGCCTGGAGAATCTCCGGGCCGGCGTGGCGAAAACCAATGTTGTCCGCTGGACACACGGGCTCAGGCAGCGATTCGGCCTGAGACGGTGTCTTCTTCATCTCTCTGGGTGCACGGGTGATCTGCGAAAATCCGTGCTCACCTGCTATCTTTGTAACGCTCTGCCCCGCTTGGGGCAAGTCAAACCGCACCGGAGTCCCCCGATATGTCGCCCCAGGCCCCTATTCAGCCGCTTGATCCCGCCACGTCTCAGGATGTCCGGAGGGTCGCCATGGTCAGCCTCGGCTGCCCGAAAAACCTTGTGGACTCGGAGAAAATGCTGGGTTTGCTGGCCGAAGACGGCATCAGCATCGTGCCGGAGGACGATCATCCGGACGCCATCATCATCAATACCTGCGGGTTCTTGGAGGCGTCCAAGACCGAGTCGGTGGGGGAGATCCAGAAGGCGGTGGACCGGAAGAACTCGGGGGAGCTCAAGCGGGTGATCGTGGCGGGGTGCCTGGTGCAGCGGCATCGGGCGAAGATTCTAGACTGGGTCCCGGGGGTGGATGCGCTGATTGGCGTGTTTGACCGGGACCGGATTACGCCGGCGGTGACGGGATCAATGCCGACGGGGGACGATGTGCTGGTGGAGTTGCCGGTGTATTCGAGCATCGCGAGCAACGACGTGATCGCCAGGCGGCGGCGGGAGATCGAGACGGCGGGGTATCACGAGTCGGACAACGCACGGGTGCGGCTGACGCCTCGGCACTACGCGTACCTGCGGATTTCGGAGGGGTGCAACCAGAACTGTGCGTTCTGCACGATCCCGTCGATTCGCGGGAAAATGCGATCTAAACCGCTGGATCGGATGCTGGCCGAGGCGCGGGAGCTGATGAGTGACGGCGCGTTTGAGCTGAATCTGATCGGTCAGGACACCACGAGCTATGGCGAGGACATCGGTTATCCGGCGGGATTGTCGGGGATGCTGCGGGAGCTTGATAAGACGACGCGTGAGTTTGGCGGGGGATGGTTGCGGCTGATGTACGCGTACCCATCGTGTTTTACGGATGAGATGATCGACACGATTGGGAGTCTGGACAGTGTGCTGAAGTACATCGATATGCCGCTGCAGCATATTAATGATCAGGTGCTGGATTCGATGCGTCGGAAGACGAGTCGGAAGCTGATTGAGACGCTGCTGGAGAAGCTGCGGGACCGGATTCCGGGGATCGCGATCCGGACGACGTTTATCTCGGGATTCCCGGGTGAGACGTGCGCGCAGCATGACGAGCTGGTTGAGTTCGTGCGGTCGTTTGGATTTGATGCGATGGGGGTGTTCCCGTATTCGCCGGAGCCGGGTACGCCGGCGGGGACGCTGCATGAGGAGGGTGGGGCGGTTCCGGAGGCGGAGATCCAGCGGCGGATTGATGAGTTAATGCTGGCGCAGCAAGAGGTTGCGTTCGAGGGCAATGAGGCGATGGCGGAGGATGGGGTGGAACTGCCGGTGCTGGTGGACGAGGTGATGGATGGCCCGCCTGAGGGTCTGGAGGCGGAGGAGCCGGGTCTGACGTGGCATGTGGGCCGAGGGCCGCATCAGGCGCCGGGGATTGATGGGGTGACGTATCTTGTTGCTCCTGAGAGGTTTAGTCCGGGTGAGCTGATTCATGCGGAGGTGGTGGGGGCGTCGGATTACGATCTGGTGGCGGAGCCGGCGACGAGTGCGGGGGCGGATGTGCGGCTGAATGTTTTGCGGGGCTGAGCGGTGTGTTTGGGGTGCGGTTGTGAATCTGGGGTGTATGATTGATTTAGCTGGCTGGTGCAGTCGGCAGAGGTGTTGCAGAGCGATGGAACGCTTTGTGGAATCGTGACTTAGGCTTGGACAAGGACGTCGGCCGTGGCAGGCTTCTCGTGTGAGAGGTCTGTTTTGAAGGGCGTCTGATGTCTGAGTTGACGACATCGAGCGAACGATTGAGGCTGGTGCGGCCGCGGCCGGAGCGGGGTGATGTGGCTGCGCGGAGGCCTGGTGATGGGGCTGGAAAGCGTGCGCACAGGGGGCAGAATCGTCGGTTTGACGCTGGAGTCGTCGATCAAATGCGCCCAAGCGACCCACGTTGGGTGCTGGCTGTGCGCACGGCGGAGGTGATGGAGGCGGGCGGGGTACTGCCACCAGACCGTCGTGAGCGGCTGACGCGGGTGGGGCGGATGCTGGGTCTGACGGCGTTTGATGTGAGTCTGGTGATCGCGATCGTGCAGGACCAGGTGCGGCGGGGGCACAGCACGCTGAACGCGCCGGGCGCGGGTGTGGAGCAGCTGCAGATGATTCAGATGAAGCCGGGGGTGAAGGGGTCTGCGTGGTCGCGGTGGTGGCCGGCGGCGGTGGTGGCGGGGATGGTGCTGGTGGCGGAGGTTGTGGTGGTTTGGGGTTGGTTTTGGGGTTGATGAACTCAGACTGTAGCTGCTCAGCAGATTGCATAGCTGCATCGCTTGATGCAGTTACTCTCGCGTCAGAACAAATGACTTTTCTATATTTAGTATAGCTCAGGCCTACACAATCTTCTGCATGTGCCGCAAACTCAGCCTAAACGTCGGATGATTTTGATTGGGAGAGATCAGGCCAAATAAGAGCTCTGGCTGAATCGGTTATCTACTTAGCTAAGCCGCGACAAGGCTCTTGAAGTTAAATCGCCGCGCAGTTAGGATCTAAATTGTGCTTCAAGTTTTTCTGCCCATCTGAGGCGATGTCGTCCACTGCACAAGTTTGGTTAGTGCAGACCTAAATAACTTGCTGATGCTATAAAACGATAGGAGAGAAGACACATGAGACTCTTACGTTCTAATCTATATTTCATTATATTTTTTAGCCAGCTCGTCACAGTTGGTCGTGTTGAGGCTCTCGACTATCTTTGGCTCGGAAGAACTCCAGTTAGTGAAGGCCGAGAATCTTTTTCTGATGCGTCTAACTGGGTATACACACCCTTCACTGCTCGCGATGTACCCGGCACATCGGACAGAGCCACCTTCAATAACAACAATCAGGTCCTGACCAGTATTGGTTCCGACGTATCTGGAATCATCATTGGAGGAACGCATCGTGTTGATGATGCCTATTTTCTTGACGGCCTGTTTGACGTGAGTATTAGTGGCAGCTTGCATACAGGAGAAAGTGCGACAGACACATATGACTTTGTTGTCGGAGCCGGTTTCACGTTCGGCAACCCGCTTGACGCTGATCGAGGTAGGTTTTCGAGCACAGATGAGTCTGGCAGCGTCAGCTTATCGATCTCCGGGTCTGGCCTTCTAGAAACGCGGGCTCTACTCGTGGGTGGCCCTAACGGCTACGGTCAGTTGAGCATCTATGACGAGGTACTTCAGGCAAATTTCATTGACATTAATAACGGTGGTATTACTGCAGAACCGGACTCTTTAGTGCTGGTGCAGGCCGGTACTGGCAACCTTCCGGGTGTTCGCAATGGGATCACTTTGGTGGGTGAAAACTCTTTGAATCCTGCCGTATTGCGCGTTAGAGATGGGGCTGAGTGGATTGGTGAAGGTCAAGTCACTATCGGCATCGAAGGTCATGGCAGGTTGTTCTTAGAGCCTGGCGCTTCTATGCAGAGTGGCTATTACAATAGCCCTACCTTCACTAGCGGGGCTATAGGTGGAGGCGTGGGTGCACTGGGCGAAGTTTTCATGGATACGAACTCATCATGGACCCAAGACGGAGCAATGACCGTAGGTTTTTCAGGAGCAGGCATCTTGAAGATGGATGCAGGCAGCCGTTTAGATAGTCGATTTGGCCTGATCAGTCGGCTTCCCGGTTCGTCGGGTGAGGTCATAATCGATGGTCAAGGCTCTGTTTGGAAGACCGATGAGGAATTCATCATGGGAGGTGATTTCTCTTTGAGTTCGGGAGCAGATGCGGAAGTCGTTGTCAAGAATGGCGGTCGTCTCGCCGTGGGTACCCGACTCGGGCTATTCGCCTCAGGCGTCCTGGACCTAACCGGCCAGGGTGAGGGCGGTGGGACTGTGGTTGTTGGCAGTGATCCCGACGTGTTTCTTAGCCCGGGTACACTGAAGATCCTGCCTGACGGATCAATGTTTAATGCCGGCACTATCAATGCTAATGTGGTGCTTGGTGGCGTGTTCAATCCGGGCAGTTCGATCGCAGATTCCACGATTAACGGCGATC from Phycisphaeraceae bacterium harbors:
- the rimO gene encoding 30S ribosomal protein S12 methylthiotransferase RimO, which codes for MSPQAPIQPLDPATSQDVRRVAMVSLGCPKNLVDSEKMLGLLAEDGISIVPEDDHPDAIIINTCGFLEASKTESVGEIQKAVDRKNSGELKRVIVAGCLVQRHRAKILDWVPGVDALIGVFDRDRITPAVTGSMPTGDDVLVELPVYSSIASNDVIARRRREIETAGYHESDNARVRLTPRHYAYLRISEGCNQNCAFCTIPSIRGKMRSKPLDRMLAEARELMSDGAFELNLIGQDTTSYGEDIGYPAGLSGMLRELDKTTREFGGGWLRLMYAYPSCFTDEMIDTIGSLDSVLKYIDMPLQHINDQVLDSMRRKTSRKLIETLLEKLRDRIPGIAIRTTFISGFPGETCAQHDELVEFVRSFGFDAMGVFPYSPEPGTPAGTLHEEGGAVPEAEIQRRIDELMLAQQEVAFEGNEAMAEDGVELPVLVDEVMDGPPEGLEAEEPGLTWHVGRGPHQAPGIDGVTYLVAPERFSPGELIHAEVVGASDYDLVAEPATSAGADVRLNVLRG
- the rho gene encoding transcription termination factor Rho; its protein translation is MSTVSGILEIGQRPDGRLRKLDTSYIASPSDPLIPKHLIEKYDLRSGQMIEVDLGKPVGGGNPGRQHHQNNKPKRQRISAVAMDARRATRVLSVEGVDTNNLEEHPRYEDLTTIDPEPRITLEHDGCPPACRLIDLFCPIGFGQRGMIVSPPKAGKTTLLQNIANSVSRNYPEAEVYALLIDERPEEVTDFRRNVPCTVWASSNDHTPDRHCGLAMLAIDRGRRLAEQGKDVVFLLDSLTRLGRAFNTAPGMQGTGRTLSGGIDAGALAIPKQLFGAARKFEEGGSLTIIATALVDTGSQGDQVIFEEFKGTGNMELILDRKIAERRLFPAIDLAASGTRKEHKLMAEPELATVNALRRRLLNMQPMTQIEQLLKALERFPTNADLVGGPQSAGNTEAASRVG